Proteins encoded by one window of Clostridium bornimense:
- the rsgA gene encoding ribosome small subunit-dependent GTPase A, whose amino-acid sequence MEGTIIKGIGGFYYVDVDGEVIECKARGKFRNEKVSPIVGDKVKITLENGKGAIEEIKERSNMLIRPLVANVTQAFVVFAIKKPDLNMDLLNKFLLLCEYNHIEAIVVFNKCDLITEEEKEHYNELLKKAHYNVIFVEGKSGKNLDKLKELMKDNITVFCGPSGVGKSTISNKLVGRELMETGEISEKLKRGKHTTRHSELIESDHGFLVDTPGFSNLDLSFLKEEEVKDYIRDFHDFEGGCKFTSCAHVSEPKCAVKDAVEEGKISRERYEFYLDVLEEVKNRRNKR is encoded by the coding sequence ATGGAAGGAACAATAATAAAAGGAATAGGCGGATTCTATTATGTAGATGTTGATGGGGAAGTCATTGAGTGTAAGGCTAGGGGTAAATTTAGAAATGAAAAGGTATCGCCGATAGTAGGAGATAAAGTTAAAATAACTTTAGAGAACGGAAAAGGTGCTATTGAAGAGATTAAAGAAAGATCAAATATGCTGATAAGACCACTAGTAGCAAATGTAACTCAAGCTTTTGTAGTATTTGCTATAAAGAAACCGGATTTAAATATGGACCTTTTGAATAAGTTCCTTCTACTATGTGAATACAATCATATAGAAGCAATAGTTGTTTTTAATAAATGTGATTTAATTACAGAAGAAGAAAAGGAGCATTATAATGAGCTGCTAAAAAAGGCTCATTATAATGTGATATTTGTAGAAGGAAAATCAGGAAAAAATTTAGATAAGTTAAAAGAGCTTATGAAAGATAATATTACTGTATTTTGTGGGCCTTCAGGAGTAGGGAAATCCACCATATCTAATAAGTTAGTGGGAAGAGAACTTATGGAGACAGGAGAAATTTCAGAAAAGCTAAAGAGAGGGAAACATACTACTAGACATTCAGAACTTATAGAGTCAGACCATGGATTTTTAGTAGATACTCCAGGTTTCTCTAATTTAGATTTATCTTTTCTTAAAGAAGAAGAAGTTAAAGATTACATAAGAGATTTTCACGATTTTGAAGGTGGATGCAAATTTACTTCCTGTGCTCATGTATCTGAGCCTAAATGTGCAGTAAAAGATGCAGTAGAAGAAGGAAAAATTTCTAGAGAAAGATATGAATTTTATCTAGATGTTTTAGAAGAAGTTAAAAACAGGAGGAATAAACGATGA
- the rpe gene encoding ribulose-phosphate 3-epimerase: MIKIAPSILSADFSRLGEEIELLDKSGADIIHIDVMDGHFVPNLTFGMPVVKAIRKYTKLPFDVHLMIENPAMYVKDFIDAGADIITVHYESDRHIDRTINLIKENGCKAGIVINPGTAVDAIKHLIPIVDMILIMSVNPGFGGQKFIEYSVEKIKEVRTIADKVNKDLMIEVDGGITTDNIGKVVAAGADVIVAGSAVFSGGKVKENIAALKAEV, from the coding sequence ATGATAAAAATTGCTCCTTCAATATTATCTGCTGATTTTAGTAGATTAGGAGAAGAAATAGAATTATTAGATAAAAGTGGTGCAGATATTATTCACATAGATGTTATGGATGGTCATTTTGTACCAAATTTAACTTTTGGAATGCCGGTAGTAAAGGCTATTAGAAAATATACTAAATTACCTTTTGATGTTCATTTGATGATAGAGAATCCTGCTATGTATGTTAAAGATTTTATTGATGCAGGAGCAGATATAATAACAGTTCATTATGAAAGTGATAGACATATAGATAGAACAATAAATCTTATAAAAGAAAATGGATGTAAGGCTGGTATAGTAATAAATCCAGGAACAGCTGTAGATGCAATAAAACATCTAATACCTATCGTTGATATGATTTTAATTATGAGTGTAAATCCAGGTTTTGGTGGTCAGAAATTTATAGAATATTCAGTAGAAAAAATTAAGGAAGTTAGAACTATCGCTGATAAGGTAAATAAAGATCTTATGATTGAAGTAGATGGTGGAATAACAACTGATAATATTGGAAAGGTAGTGGCAGCTGGAGCTGATGTTATTGTAGCAGGATCAGCAGTTTTTAGTGGTGGTAAAGTAAAAGAAAATATAGCTGCATTAAAAGCAGAGGTATAA
- the pknB gene encoding Stk1 family PASTA domain-containing Ser/Thr kinase, with amino-acid sequence MLGIVIADRYELLEKIGEGGMALVFKAKDLKLQRVVAVKVLKEEYLQDSEFVKKFKAEAVAAGSISDGNIVNVFDVGTDGKVNYIVMEYLQGKTLKEIINEKGKIHFEDAIEISIQIAKALDCAHRSNIIHRDIKPHNIMITDYGIVKVMDFGIAKAVNSTTITNTNVVLGSVHYISPEQAKGQYVNKTCDLYSLGAVMYEMVTGVVPYDGDTPVSIAIKHIQEELIEPKTLNPNIPESLNNVIVKLLQKNPDMRYQSAKELQVDLMKIKNGETLDNNNEDEFTKVLPRVDDINSMMKNNNTNTGNNTNDVEDFNSDKSNIDYDDDEDEDIKKRNVDKKKAMIFAIALAAVLLLVVGFVVMPALSSDSSSEKVSVPSILNLDKAEAKKKVEKVGLTFKIVEKKKSSQEEGKVINVSPKVGTEVKKGSVVKVTISLGPGDVEVPDVTGKSQKDAEAELEEAGFKIGDITTEYSDDVTYGLVMSQDPAGGDKVDEGETINLVISNGPKAREYNLVGKTVDDAKNEVGSFAKISVSNSTTATTDESKDGLIASQDKTSVKINETITVTLYKYEKAKEMVQVPYLNGQNLKDVINSYKNKLTIVATDEYGQTITGNYGDYTVSKGPDNAGSSVEKGSTIYVTCSGKNNSNGNGNSGEINNPGDLAGDNLGDVISQYGDKYDTEIRDSSWNLVTSNYKNYTVASAWWGSDPQGNKVLFIQTKE; translated from the coding sequence ATGTTAGGTATAGTTATAGCTGATAGATATGAGCTGTTAGAGAAAATTGGAGAAGGTGGAATGGCTCTAGTTTTCAAAGCTAAAGATTTGAAATTACAACGTGTCGTTGCAGTAAAAGTTTTAAAGGAAGAATATTTACAAGACAGTGAATTTGTAAAGAAATTTAAAGCAGAAGCTGTAGCAGCAGGAAGTATTTCTGATGGAAATATAGTTAATGTTTTTGATGTAGGTACTGATGGCAAGGTTAACTACATTGTAATGGAATATTTGCAGGGGAAAACCTTAAAAGAAATAATAAATGAAAAAGGAAAAATTCATTTTGAAGATGCTATAGAAATTTCAATACAGATAGCAAAAGCATTAGATTGTGCGCATAGGAGTAATATTATACATAGAGATATAAAGCCTCATAATATTATGATTACTGATTATGGTATAGTGAAAGTGATGGATTTTGGTATAGCTAAAGCGGTGAATTCTACAACTATAACAAATACTAATGTAGTATTAGGATCTGTTCACTATATATCGCCAGAACAAGCTAAAGGGCAATATGTAAATAAGACTTGTGATTTATATTCATTAGGAGCGGTAATGTATGAAATGGTTACTGGAGTAGTTCCTTATGACGGCGATACTCCTGTATCTATAGCAATTAAACATATACAAGAAGAGTTAATAGAACCAAAAACACTAAATCCTAATATACCAGAATCATTAAATAATGTTATAGTTAAGCTACTACAAAAAAATCCTGATATGAGGTATCAAAGTGCAAAAGAATTACAAGTAGATCTTATGAAAATCAAAAATGGTGAAACTTTAGATAACAATAATGAAGATGAGTTTACAAAAGTTTTACCTAGAGTAGATGATATAAATAGTATGATGAAAAATAATAATACTAATACAGGTAATAACACTAATGATGTTGAAGATTTTAACAGTGATAAAAGTAATATTGATTATGATGACGATGAGGATGAGGATATTAAAAAGAGAAATGTAGATAAGAAGAAAGCTATGATTTTTGCTATAGCCTTAGCAGCAGTATTATTACTTGTCGTAGGGTTTGTCGTTATGCCAGCATTATCATCAGATAGCAGTAGTGAAAAAGTTTCTGTACCATCTATATTAAATTTGGATAAAGCTGAAGCTAAGAAAAAGGTTGAAAAAGTAGGTTTAACATTTAAAATAGTAGAAAAAAAGAAGAGTTCACAAGAAGAGGGTAAAGTTATTAATGTAAGTCCAAAAGTAGGAACAGAAGTAAAAAAAGGTTCAGTAGTTAAAGTTACAATTTCCCTAGGACCTGGAGATGTAGAAGTTCCAGATGTCACTGGAAAGTCTCAAAAGGATGCAGAAGCAGAACTAGAGGAAGCTGGGTTCAAGATTGGTGATATAACAACAGAATATAGTGATGATGTTACTTATGGATTAGTAATGTCTCAAGATCCTGCAGGTGGAGATAAAGTAGATGAAGGTGAAACTATAAACTTAGTTATATCAAATGGTCCTAAAGCAAGAGAATATAATCTTGTAGGCAAAACTGTAGATGATGCAAAAAATGAAGTAGGTTCTTTTGCTAAAATAAGTGTATCAAATTCAACTACAGCTACAACTGATGAAAGTAAAGATGGACTTATTGCATCTCAAGATAAGACATCTGTTAAGATAAATGAAACAATTACAGTAACACTTTATAAGTATGAAAAAGCAAAAGAGATGGTGCAAGTGCCATACCTTAATGGACAAAACTTAAAGGATGTAATAAATTCATATAAAAACAAACTTACAATAGTGGCAACTGATGAGTATGGTCAAACTATAACTGGAAATTATGGAGACTATACTGTTTCAAAAGGTCCAGACAATGCTGGATCATCAGTAGAAAAAGGTTCTACTATTTATGTTACATGTAGCGGTAAGAATAATAGTAATGGTAATGGCAATAGTGGTGAAATAAATAATCCAGGAGATTTAGCAGGTGATAATTTAGGTGATGTTATATCTCAATATGGAGATAAGTACGATACAGAAATTAGAGACAGTTCTTGGAATCTAGTGACTTCAAATTATAAAAACTATACAGTTGCATCGGCTTGGTGGGGTAGTGATCCTCAAGGAAATAAGGTATTATTTATTCAAACAAAAGAATAA
- a CDS encoding thiamine diphosphokinase, whose amino-acid sequence MRGIVILGGDAPSLKLLKKYITDDTIIIAADSGGDCLYRYNILPTYLVGDLDSISQEALEFFMEGININVYPREKDETDGHIAVELALKSNCSEIYIFGAIGERMDHVLANIGLLKIILEFGVKGYIVDENNLIFLMKESGEIEYKKDKRLSFTAFGDTVKGLSIIGAKYPLESYDLKFGDSRTVSNEFLDKNVTVKFSSGTLLVMITFDKK is encoded by the coding sequence ATGAGGGGCATCGTAATCTTAGGAGGAGATGCTCCTTCTTTAAAATTATTAAAAAAATATATTACTGATGATACTATAATTATTGCCGCTGATAGTGGAGGAGACTGCCTATATAGATATAATATTCTACCGACATATTTGGTAGGAGATTTAGACTCAATATCACAGGAAGCATTAGAATTTTTTATGGAAGGTATAAATATTAATGTATATCCTAGAGAAAAAGATGAAACGGATGGGCATATTGCTGTAGAACTAGCATTAAAATCTAATTGTAGTGAGATTTATATTTTTGGTGCTATAGGGGAAAGAATGGATCATGTTTTAGCTAACATAGGTCTTTTGAAAATAATTTTAGAATTTGGTGTTAAGGGATATATTGTTGATGAAAATAATTTAATATTTCTTATGAAAGAAAGTGGAGAGATAGAATATAAAAAAGATAAGAGACTTTCATTTACTGCTTTCGGTGATACTGTTAAAGGACTATCGATAATAGGTGCCAAGTATCCATTAGAGAGCTATGATTTAAAATTTGGAGACTCTAGAACTGTGTCTAATGAGTTTTTAGATAAGAATGTAACAGTAAAATTTAGTTCGGGAACATTATTAGTAATGATAACTTTTGATAAAAAATAG
- a CDS encoding Asp23/Gls24 family envelope stress response protein gives MMNINNENGNIIYSDEVIANIVGISTMECYGVVGMASKSPKDGLWELLKGENLSKGVKVNCKDEILNIEIYIIVEYGTKISVIANNIIQKVKYNVENLTGLKVSTITVNVQGVRV, from the coding sequence ATGATGAATATAAATAATGAAAATGGCAATATTATCTATTCAGATGAAGTTATTGCTAATATAGTAGGAATATCAACTATGGAATGCTATGGCGTTGTAGGAATGGCATCTAAAAGCCCTAAGGATGGATTATGGGAACTTTTAAAAGGAGAAAATCTATCTAAAGGTGTTAAAGTTAATTGCAAAGACGAAATATTAAATATTGAAATATATATTATTGTTGAATATGGCACAAAAATTTCTGTAATTGCCAACAATATTATTCAAAAGGTAAAATACAACGTTGAAAACTTAACAGGACTAAAAGTATCTACTATTACTGTTAATGTTCAAGGAGTAAGAGTTTAA
- the rpmB gene encoding 50S ribosomal protein L28 yields MSRKCDVCGKGVISGSQYSHSHRASKRTWAPNVKKIKAIVKGSPRTVHVCTRCLRSGKIERAI; encoded by the coding sequence ATGTCAAGAAAATGTGATGTATGCGGAAAAGGCGTTATATCTGGTTCACAATATAGCCACTCTCACAGAGCTTCTAAAAGAACTTGGGCTCCAAACGTAAAAAAGATCAAGGCTATAGTTAAAGGTTCACCAAGAACTGTTCATGTTTGTACTAGATGCTTACGTTCTGGAAAGATTGAACGTGCTATATAA
- a CDS encoding DAK2 domain-containing protein, which produces MIISGCNNLEEQKNYVNSLNVFPVPDGDTGTNMSMTFRSATEEILSSKQETIGEVAKKLSRGALMGARGNSGVILSQIFRGIAKGLEGKKEVTSLDLAHSIEEGAKSAYKAVMRPTEGTILTVIRSAGEHALNYKGDDVVELLEEVIKGSEETLNKTPEMLPALKAAKVVDAGGMGLLVIFKGMLKELKEGNKPSLDGVGETIEVSSKAQLDGEAEITFGYCTEFFINTESITSEEFKKEIEDMGDSLIAVGSDGLIKIHIHTEQPGEVLSKALAHGSLSKIKIDNMREQHRKVLEAEYEAGTTVDNSVQEEKEYGFVAVAMGSGIKKIFENDLNVDVVIEGGQTMNPSTQDFIDAVDKINAKNIVILPNNKNVVMAANQAKDVCEKNIIVIPTRTIPQGIAAITVFNGEASAEDNESNMNEAVSSVKSASVTFAVRDTEIEGKEIKEGDILGLIEGKVKVVGKNVNDVVKELLENLVDDESSLISLYSGEEVKEEENSLYEELEDIYDDIDVLTYKGDQPLYYYLISVE; this is translated from the coding sequence ATGATTATAAGTGGCTGCAATAATTTAGAGGAACAAAAGAACTATGTAAATTCATTAAATGTATTTCCAGTTCCAGATGGTGATACTGGGACTAATATGTCAATGACATTCAGAAGTGCCACAGAAGAAATATTATCTTCAAAACAAGAAACTATAGGAGAGGTAGCTAAAAAGCTTTCTAGAGGAGCTCTTATGGGAGCTAGAGGTAACTCTGGAGTTATCTTATCTCAAATTTTTAGAGGTATTGCTAAAGGATTAGAAGGTAAAAAGGAAGTTACTAGTTTAGATTTAGCTCATTCTATAGAAGAAGGAGCAAAGTCTGCTTATAAGGCTGTTATGAGACCAACAGAAGGTACAATATTAACAGTTATAAGATCAGCAGGAGAACATGCATTAAATTACAAAGGTGACGATGTAGTAGAATTACTTGAAGAAGTTATAAAAGGTAGTGAAGAAACTTTAAATAAAACACCAGAGATGCTTCCAGCATTAAAAGCTGCAAAGGTAGTAGACGCAGGTGGAATGGGACTTCTAGTTATCTTTAAAGGAATGCTTAAAGAATTAAAAGAAGGAAACAAACCTTCTTTAGACGGTGTTGGAGAAACTATAGAAGTTTCATCTAAGGCACAGTTAGATGGAGAAGCTGAAATCACTTTTGGATATTGTACTGAATTCTTTATAAATACTGAGTCAATTACTAGTGAAGAATTCAAAAAAGAAATAGAAGATATGGGTGATTCTCTAATTGCAGTAGGTAGTGATGGATTAATAAAAATTCATATACACACAGAACAACCAGGAGAAGTATTAAGTAAGGCATTAGCTCATGGTAGTTTATCAAAAATTAAAATAGATAATATGAGAGAGCAACATAGAAAAGTTTTAGAAGCTGAATATGAAGCAGGTACTACTGTAGATAATTCTGTACAAGAAGAAAAAGAATATGGATTTGTAGCTGTAGCTATGGGAAGCGGAATAAAGAAAATTTTTGAGAATGATTTGAACGTTGATGTAGTTATTGAAGGCGGTCAAACTATGAATCCAAGTACTCAAGATTTTATTGATGCTGTAGATAAAATTAATGCTAAGAATATAGTTATACTTCCTAATAATAAAAATGTTGTTATGGCAGCTAATCAGGCAAAAGATGTTTGCGAAAAGAATATAATAGTTATTCCAACTAGAACTATTCCTCAAGGAATTGCAGCTATAACAGTATTTAATGGAGAAGCTAGTGCAGAAGATAATGAATCTAACATGAATGAAGCAGTAAGTAGCGTAAAGAGTGCTTCTGTTACTTTTGCAGTAAGAGATACTGAAATAGAAGGTAAAGAAATAAAGGAAGGCGACATTCTAGGATTAATAGAAGGTAAAGTAAAAGTTGTAGGCAAGAATGTTAATGATGTTGTAAAAGAATTATTAGAAAATCTTGTAGATGACGAATCTTCACTAATATCTCTATATTCAGGAGAAGAGGTTAAGGAAGAAGAAAATTCTTTATATGAAGAGTTAGAAGATATATATGATGATATAGATGTTTTAACTTATAAGGGAGATCAACCATTATATTACTACTTGATTTCAGTAGAATAG